The Mycolicibacterium hassiacum DSM 44199 genome includes a window with the following:
- a CDS encoding GNAT family N-acetyltransferase yields MSARLIHTSDLDRETREEARRMVINAFEGDFSDSDWEHALGGMHAVISDHGAIIAHGAVVQRRLLYRGRALRCGYIEAIAVRADRRGMGLATAVMNALEQVIRGAYQIGALSVSDLGRPLYAGRGWIPWQGPTAVLSPEGVVRTPDDDGNIYVLPVDLPAGVELDTGAELVCDWRDGDPW; encoded by the coding sequence GTGTCGGCCCGTCTGATCCACACCTCGGATCTGGACAGGGAGACCCGCGAAGAAGCCCGCCGCATGGTGATCAACGCCTTCGAGGGCGACTTCTCCGACTCCGACTGGGAGCACGCGCTGGGCGGGATGCACGCGGTGATTTCCGACCACGGCGCGATCATCGCGCACGGCGCGGTGGTCCAGCGCCGACTGCTCTACCGGGGCCGGGCGCTGCGCTGCGGCTACATCGAGGCCATTGCGGTGCGCGCCGACCGCCGCGGCATGGGCCTGGCCACCGCGGTGATGAACGCCCTGGAGCAGGTGATCCGCGGCGCCTACCAGATCGGCGCGCTGAGCGTCTCCGATCTGGGCCGCCCGCTGTACGCCGGCCGCGGCTGGATTCCGTGGCAGGGTCCGACCGCGGTGCTGTCACCCGAGGGTGTGGTCCGCACCCCCGACGACGACGGCAACATCTACGTGCTGCCGGTCGATCTGCCGGCGGGCGTCGAGCTCGACACCGGCGCCGAACTCGTCTGCGACTGGCGCGACGGCGACCCCTGGTGA
- a CDS encoding 5-oxoprolinase/urea amidolyase family protein: MTESTRAITTTGAAQTTTAALEILRTGPLCLVQDLGRSGLAHMGVSRSGAADRRAHTLANRLVANPGERATIEVTFGGLWARVHGGGAQGLAIAVTGADTDPAVNGRPFGINSVHYVHDGDVISLAVSHTGLRSYLAVRGGFDVSPVLGSRSYDVMSGTGPTPLKPGDVLPIGTHTEDFPELDQAPVAPIEADVLELNVVPGPRDDWFVDPDVLVRTNWLVTNKSDRVGTRLVGMPIEYRDPGRQLPSEGTIRGAIQVPPNGFPVIMGPDHPVTGGYPVIGVITDEDVDKTAQMRPGQTVRMHWSRPRRPFRS, from the coding sequence ATGACCGAATCGACGAGGGCGATCACGACAACCGGGGCCGCGCAAACCACGACGGCGGCGCTGGAGATCCTGCGCACCGGCCCGCTGTGCCTGGTCCAGGACCTGGGCCGCAGCGGGCTGGCGCACATGGGCGTCAGCCGGTCCGGGGCAGCCGACCGGCGGGCGCACACGCTGGCCAACCGGCTGGTCGCCAACCCGGGTGAGCGCGCGACCATCGAGGTGACGTTCGGCGGGCTGTGGGCCCGGGTGCACGGCGGCGGCGCGCAGGGATTGGCGATCGCGGTCACCGGCGCCGATACCGACCCGGCCGTCAACGGCCGGCCGTTCGGCATCAACAGCGTCCACTACGTGCACGACGGCGACGTGATCTCGCTGGCGGTGTCGCACACCGGGCTGCGCAGCTACCTGGCGGTGCGCGGCGGGTTCGACGTCTCCCCGGTGCTGGGCTCGCGGTCCTACGACGTGATGTCGGGAACCGGCCCGACGCCGCTCAAGCCCGGTGACGTGCTGCCGATCGGCACGCACACCGAGGACTTCCCCGAACTCGACCAGGCGCCGGTGGCACCCATCGAGGCCGACGTGCTCGAACTCAACGTGGTGCCCGGCCCGCGCGACGACTGGTTCGTCGACCCGGACGTGCTGGTCCGCACCAACTGGCTGGTCACCAACAAGAGCGACCGGGTGGGCACCCGGCTGGTCGGCATGCCGATAGAGTACCGCGACCCGGGCCGCCAACTGCCCAGCGAGGGCACCATCCGCGGCGCGATCCAGGTGCCGCCCAACGGATTTCCGGTGATCATGGGGCCGGATCATCCGGTGACCGGCGGCTACCCGGTGATCGGCGTCATCACCGACGAGGACGTCGACAAGACCGCCCAGATGCGCCCCGGCCAGACCGTGCGCATGCACTGGTCCCGTCCGCGCCGGCCGTTTCGCAGCTAG
- a CDS encoding 5-oxoprolinase subunit B family protein translates to MSLTVDVLDPEVVHTVHDYGDRALLLEFDSTEAVLAWAEAIRAANLPGVIDIVPAARTVLVKLDGPRYQQPTRQRLAKLHVPRSAASALTPPETVDVELAVIYDGPDLAEVAELTGLTPEQVVAAHTGTPWRVGFSGFAPGFAYLVGGDPRLQVPRRAEPRTQVPAGSVGLAGEFSGVYPRQSPGGWQLIGRTAPGQPPMWDVNRDQPALLLPGMWVRFRAVTA, encoded by the coding sequence ATGAGCCTGACTGTCGATGTTCTGGACCCCGAGGTAGTTCATACCGTCCATGACTACGGTGATCGGGCACTGCTGCTTGAATTCGACAGCACCGAAGCGGTTTTGGCGTGGGCCGAGGCCATCCGCGCGGCCAATCTGCCGGGTGTCATCGACATCGTCCCGGCCGCACGCACCGTCCTGGTGAAGCTGGACGGCCCGCGCTATCAACAACCGACGCGGCAACGCCTGGCGAAATTGCACGTTCCGCGCTCCGCGGCCTCGGCGCTGACCCCGCCGGAGACCGTCGACGTCGAGCTCGCGGTCATCTACGACGGCCCCGATCTGGCCGAGGTCGCCGAACTCACCGGGTTGACCCCCGAGCAGGTGGTGGCTGCGCACACCGGCACCCCGTGGCGGGTCGGCTTCAGCGGCTTCGCCCCCGGATTTGCCTACCTGGTCGGTGGCGATCCGCGGTTGCAGGTGCCGCGCCGCGCCGAACCGCGCACCCAGGTGCCGGCCGGGTCGGTCGGGCTGGCCGGCGAGTTCAGCGGCGTCTACCCGCGGCAGAGCCCGGGCGGCTGGCAGCTGATCGGCCGCACCGCACCCGGTCAGCCCCCGATGTGGGACGTGAACCGGGATCAGCCGGCGCTGCTGTTGCCCGGCATGTGGGTTCGGTTCCGGGCGGTGACGGCATGA
- a CDS encoding queuosine precursor transporter, with product MNNTRHKGFATVGSAYYPTLVAVFTGLVLISNVAATKGIAFGPVIGDWSLITDGGFIVFPLTYVIGDVLSEVYGFAATRRAVYVAFVMEAVAAFTFWLTAYLPAADFYEHQAAFEAVVKPFTQLIIAGLAGFLIGQLLNAWVVVRIKQRTKERYLWARLIGSTVVGEFADTLVFCSIAATAIGIDSWDDFLTYVALGFVYKTAVEVLVLPITYRVIAYVKRREPTYQPVV from the coding sequence GTGAACAACACGCGGCACAAAGGCTTCGCCACCGTCGGGTCGGCCTACTACCCCACGCTGGTGGCGGTGTTCACCGGCCTGGTGCTGATCTCCAACGTCGCGGCCACCAAGGGCATCGCGTTCGGGCCCGTCATCGGCGACTGGTCGCTGATCACCGACGGCGGGTTCATCGTGTTCCCGCTGACCTACGTCATCGGCGACGTGCTCTCCGAGGTGTACGGGTTCGCCGCCACCCGCCGCGCCGTCTACGTCGCGTTCGTGATGGAGGCCGTCGCCGCGTTCACCTTCTGGCTGACCGCCTACCTGCCGGCCGCCGACTTCTACGAACACCAGGCCGCGTTCGAGGCCGTGGTCAAACCGTTCACCCAGCTGATCATCGCCGGGCTCGCCGGCTTCCTGATCGGCCAGCTGCTCAACGCGTGGGTGGTGGTGCGGATCAAGCAGCGCACCAAGGAGCGGTACCTGTGGGCCCGGCTGATCGGGTCGACAGTGGTCGGCGAGTTCGCCGACACCCTGGTGTTCTGTAGCATCGCCGCGACCGCGATCGGTATCGACAGCTGGGACGACTTCCTCACCTACGTCGCGCTCGGCTTCGTCTACAAGACCGCGGTGGAGGTCCTGGTGCTGCCGATCACCTACCGGGTGATCGCGTACGTCAAGCGCCGCGAGCCGACCTACCAGCCCGTTGTGTGA
- a CDS encoding ABC transporter substrate-binding protein has protein sequence MPSVWSRRGFLAITAGVALTAACGPRPGEVASDGSVTVRHVFGETRIPAPPTRVVSAGLTEQDDLLAVGVVPIAVTEWFGGEQFAVWPWARPRLGDAQPVVLSLDDGIQVDRIAELSPDLIVATNAGLDRGTYERLSQIAPTIAQSGRDAFFEPWRDQATIIGQAVFKNEEMQQVIADVEERFAAVDRAHGEFAGKTVLLLEGRLDDGQIRPLTPRWRSDFLTAMGFSVPDHTDPQAADVLIWTTETDEDRAALEADPTVAPHLRRSVFTDRELAAAIAFGSPLSYPVVADRLPPLIAPVLG, from the coding sequence GTGCCCAGCGTGTGGTCCCGGCGCGGTTTCCTCGCGATCACGGCAGGCGTCGCCCTGACCGCGGCCTGCGGGCCGCGGCCCGGGGAAGTGGCCTCCGACGGATCGGTGACGGTCCGACATGTGTTCGGCGAGACCAGGATTCCCGCACCACCGACGCGGGTGGTCAGCGCGGGCCTGACCGAGCAGGACGATCTGCTGGCGGTCGGGGTGGTGCCGATCGCGGTCACCGAGTGGTTCGGCGGGGAGCAGTTCGCGGTGTGGCCGTGGGCGCGGCCCCGGCTCGGCGACGCGCAACCGGTGGTGCTCAGCCTCGACGACGGCATCCAGGTGGACCGGATCGCCGAGCTGTCACCGGATCTCATCGTCGCCACCAACGCCGGGCTGGACCGCGGCACCTATGAGCGGCTGTCGCAGATCGCGCCGACCATCGCCCAGTCCGGCCGGGACGCCTTCTTCGAACCGTGGCGGGACCAGGCCACCATCATCGGGCAGGCGGTGTTCAAGAACGAGGAGATGCAACAGGTCATCGCCGATGTCGAGGAGCGGTTCGCCGCCGTCGACCGCGCCCACGGCGAGTTCGCGGGCAAGACGGTGCTGCTGCTCGAGGGCCGCCTCGACGACGGGCAGATCCGGCCGCTGACGCCGCGGTGGCGCAGCGACTTCCTGACCGCGATGGGGTTCTCGGTGCCCGACCACACCGATCCGCAGGCCGCCGACGTGCTGATCTGGACCACCGAGACCGACGAGGACCGGGCCGCGCTCGAGGCCGATCCGACCGTCGCACCGCACCTGCGGCGCAGCGTGTTCACCGACCGCGAACTGGCCGCCGCGATCGCGTTCGGCTCGCCGCTGTCCTACCCGGTGGTCGCCGACCGGCTGCCGCCGCTGATCGCCCCCGTCCTCGGCTGA
- a CDS encoding YeiH family protein, with protein MGYAAAGVALVVVLGAATRFLESQVPVWAKGTSFEGVAKSIEFPIYAIALGLLGNLVLTVLALREKLAKGFRTEFFIKTGLVLLGASINLKVLVTAAGPAIVQALLLITIVFGFTWWLGGVLRLEDKLRALLASAVSICGVSAAIAAAGAVQAKKEQLAYAASLVIAFALPSIFLLPWLADLLGLSDPVAGAWIGGNIDTTAAVAASGAIAGEEALQIATIVKTTQNALIGVVAIALTAYFALKVQRKSAAEARPTIGQFWERFPKFVLGFIAASIIGTLYLAAGGDKAAISTVNDLRTWFLIFAFVAIGLEFSLKGLKEAGWRPIGVFAAATVANIVVALGLASVLFAGFSTG; from the coding sequence ATCGGCTACGCGGCTGCGGGGGTCGCACTCGTTGTCGTGCTCGGCGCGGCCACACGGTTCCTGGAGAGCCAGGTCCCGGTCTGGGCGAAAGGCACCTCGTTCGAAGGCGTGGCCAAGTCGATCGAGTTCCCGATATACGCCATCGCGCTGGGGTTGCTCGGAAACCTGGTGCTGACGGTTCTGGCCCTGCGCGAGAAGCTCGCCAAGGGTTTCCGCACCGAGTTCTTCATCAAGACAGGCCTGGTGCTGCTGGGGGCTTCCATCAACTTGAAGGTGCTGGTCACCGCCGCCGGTCCGGCGATCGTCCAGGCGCTGCTGCTGATCACCATCGTGTTCGGGTTCACCTGGTGGCTGGGCGGTGTGCTGCGCCTGGAGGACAAGCTCCGCGCGTTGCTCGCGTCGGCGGTGTCGATCTGCGGCGTGAGCGCTGCCATCGCCGCCGCGGGCGCGGTGCAGGCCAAGAAGGAGCAACTCGCCTACGCGGCGTCGCTGGTGATCGCGTTCGCGCTGCCGTCGATCTTCCTGCTTCCGTGGTTGGCCGACCTGCTGGGCCTGTCCGATCCGGTGGCCGGGGCGTGGATCGGTGGGAACATCGACACCACCGCGGCGGTAGCGGCGTCGGGCGCCATCGCCGGTGAGGAGGCGCTGCAGATCGCCACCATCGTCAAGACCACCCAGAACGCGTTGATCGGCGTCGTCGCGATCGCGCTCACCGCGTACTTCGCGCTGAAGGTCCAACGCAAGTCCGCCGCGGAGGCACGGCCGACGATCGGGCAGTTCTGGGAGCGGTTCCCGAAGTTCGTACTCGGGTTCATCGCCGCGTCGATCATCGGGACCCTGTACCTGGCGGCAGGCGGCGACAAGGCGGCCATCAGCACGGTCAACGATCTACGCACCTGGTTCCTGATCTTCGCGTTCGTCGCGATCGGCCTGGAGTTCTCGCTCAAGGGGCTCAAGGAGGCCGGGTGGCGTCCGATCGGCGTGTTCGCGGCCGCGACGGTGGCCAACATCGTGGTCGCACTCGGTCTGGCCTCCGTGCTGTTCGCCGGTTTCTCGACCGGTTAG
- a CDS encoding SDR family oxidoreductase: protein MTGSQQTARKAVFITGAAAGIGRATALAFARKGFTVGGYDINESGLESLAGEIERVGGRAIVGHLDVTDPDEMAQRVGDFARAAGNRLDILINNAGILRAGRFEELDLPGHLREIDINVKGVVNGLYAAFPYLRDTPGSVVVNLSSASAIYGQVELANYSATKFFVRGITEALDLEWQRHGIRVIAMWPLYVRTGMTANIKTGTTESLGIRLTAEDVAEAIVKATEPSLLRRALHQVHFPVGTQTKALALGSRFSPGWLTRLVNKKLAHS, encoded by the coding sequence ATGACCGGATCACAGCAGACCGCACGCAAGGCCGTCTTCATCACCGGCGCCGCCGCCGGCATCGGCCGGGCCACCGCGCTCGCGTTCGCCCGCAAGGGCTTCACCGTCGGCGGCTACGACATCAACGAGTCCGGCCTGGAGTCGCTGGCCGGCGAGATCGAACGGGTGGGCGGGCGCGCGATCGTCGGCCACCTCGACGTCACCGACCCCGACGAGATGGCGCAGCGGGTCGGCGACTTCGCCCGGGCGGCCGGCAACAGGCTCGACATCCTGATCAACAACGCCGGGATCCTGCGGGCGGGCCGGTTCGAAGAACTCGACCTGCCCGGCCACCTCCGCGAGATCGACATCAACGTCAAGGGTGTGGTCAACGGCCTGTACGCGGCGTTCCCCTACCTGCGTGACACCCCGGGCTCGGTGGTGGTCAACCTGTCGTCGGCCTCGGCGATCTACGGGCAGGTCGAGCTGGCCAACTACAGCGCGACCAAGTTCTTCGTCCGCGGCATCACCGAGGCGCTGGACCTGGAGTGGCAGCGCCACGGCATCCGGGTCATCGCGATGTGGCCGCTGTACGTCCGGACCGGCATGACCGCCAACATCAAGACCGGCACCACCGAGTCACTGGGCATTCGACTGACCGCCGAGGACGTCGCGGAGGCGATCGTCAAGGCCACCGAGCCGTCGCTGCTGCGCCGGGCGCTGCACCAGGTGCACTTCCCGGTCGGCACCCAGACCAAGGCGCTGGCCCTGGGCTCGCGGTTCTCCCCCGGCTGGCTGACCCGGCTGGTGAACAAGAAGCTGGCCCACTCCTGA